From Saccharothrix espanaensis DSM 44229, the proteins below share one genomic window:
- the ettA gene encoding energy-dependent translational throttle protein EttA produces MAEFIYTMKKVRKAHGDKVILDDVTIMFYPGAKIGVVGPNGAGKSSVLKIMAGLDTPGNGEAYLSPGHTVGILQQEPPLNEEKTVLGNVQEGLGEIKVKLDRYNEIAEKMAVDYSDALMEEMGQLQEELDHANAWDLDSQLEQAMDALRCPPPDADVTTLSGGERRRVALCKLLLSKPDLLLLDEPTNHLDAESVLWLEQHLSQYSGAVLAVTHDRYFLDNLAEWILELDRGKAHPYEGNYSTYLEKKAERLAVQGKKDQRLQKRLKDELEWVRSGAKARQAKSKARLDRYEEMATEAEKTRKLDFEEIQIPPGPRLGSVVVEVDKLKKGFGDRVLIDGLSFSLPRNGIVGVIGPNGVGKTTLFKTIVGLEEPDAGAVKVGETVKLSYVDQNRAGIDPKKNVWEVVSGGLDYIHVGNVEMPSRAYVSAFGFKGPDQQKPAGVLSGGERNRLNLALTLKQGGNLILLDEPTNDLDVETLGSLENALEQFPGCAVVISHDRWFLDRVATHILAWEGTDENPSQWYWFEGNFEGYEKNKVERLGAEAARPHRVTYRKLTRD; encoded by the coding sequence GAAGGTGCGCAAGGCGCACGGGGACAAGGTCATCCTCGATGACGTCACCATCATGTTCTACCCCGGTGCGAAGATCGGCGTTGTCGGTCCGAACGGCGCCGGTAAGTCGAGCGTGCTGAAGATCATGGCCGGCCTGGACACTCCGGGCAACGGCGAGGCTTACCTCTCGCCCGGTCACACGGTCGGCATCCTCCAGCAGGAGCCGCCGCTCAACGAGGAGAAGACCGTCCTGGGGAACGTCCAGGAGGGGCTCGGCGAGATCAAGGTCAAGCTGGACCGCTACAACGAGATCGCGGAGAAGATGGCCGTCGACTACTCCGACGCGCTGATGGAGGAGATGGGGCAGCTCCAGGAGGAGCTCGACCACGCGAACGCGTGGGACCTCGACTCCCAGCTGGAGCAGGCGATGGACGCCCTGCGCTGCCCCCCGCCCGACGCCGACGTCACGACCCTCTCCGGTGGCGAGCGCCGCCGGGTCGCCCTGTGCAAGCTGCTGCTCAGCAAGCCCGACCTGCTGCTGCTCGACGAGCCCACCAACCACCTGGACGCGGAGAGCGTCCTGTGGCTCGAACAGCACCTGTCCCAGTACTCCGGCGCCGTCCTGGCGGTCACCCACGACCGGTACTTCCTGGACAACCTCGCCGAGTGGATCCTGGAGCTGGACCGGGGCAAGGCGCACCCCTACGAGGGCAACTACTCCACCTACCTGGAGAAGAAGGCCGAGCGCCTCGCGGTGCAGGGCAAGAAGGACCAGCGGCTCCAGAAGCGCCTCAAGGACGAGCTGGAGTGGGTCCGGTCGGGTGCCAAGGCCCGCCAGGCGAAGTCCAAGGCCCGTCTCGACCGCTACGAGGAGATGGCGACTGAGGCGGAGAAGACCCGCAAGCTCGACTTCGAGGAGATCCAGATCCCGCCGGGCCCGCGACTGGGCAGCGTCGTGGTCGAGGTCGACAAGCTCAAGAAGGGCTTCGGCGACCGGGTGCTGATCGACGGCCTGTCGTTCAGCCTGCCGCGCAACGGCATCGTCGGCGTCATCGGTCCGAACGGCGTCGGCAAGACGACCCTGTTCAAGACCATCGTGGGGCTGGAGGAGCCGGACGCCGGCGCGGTGAAGGTGGGCGAGACGGTCAAGCTGTCCTACGTCGACCAGAACCGCGCGGGCATCGACCCGAAGAAGAACGTGTGGGAGGTCGTCTCCGGCGGCCTGGACTACATCCACGTCGGCAACGTCGAGATGCCGTCCCGGGCGTACGTCAGCGCGTTCGGCTTCAAGGGTCCGGACCAGCAGAAGCCCGCGGGCGTGCTGTCCGGCGGCGAGCGCAACCGGCTCAACCTGGCGCTCACCCTCAAGCAGGGCGGCAACCTGATCCTGCTCGACGAGCCGACGAACGACCTCGACGTCGAGACCCTGGGCTCGCTGGAGAACGCCCTGGAGCAGTTCCCCGGTTGCGCCGTGGTCATCTCGCACGACCGGTGGTTCCTCGACCGCGTCGCCACGCACATCCTGGCGTGGGAGGGCACGGACGAGAACCCGTCGCAGTGGTACTGGTTCGAGGGCAACTTCGAGGGCTACGAGAAGAACAAGGTGGAGCGTCTGGGTGCGGAGGCCGCGAGGCCGCACCGCGTCACCTACCGCAAGCTCACACGAGACTGA